Proteins from one Syngnathus scovelli strain Florida chromosome 17, RoL_Ssco_1.2, whole genome shotgun sequence genomic window:
- the slc39a6 gene encoding zinc transporter ZIP6 isoform X2, which translates to MKRSQMATEQENVCRLPSTSQEIRQEMIRAVLVLVQVVTFVLTAVPSADDVSVGPPKCVDSQRISSAVVDAELAEKNQKRHLEALFDRYGENGSISLVGLTRLLHSVGLDRIRNVTVQHHHHDESQEASAKERQRRSADDGEEQLRAAESVAARQIRAVAYHVHDEHHDDHHDDDHHDDDHHDHQHVECQNASSLLWSHGMTQEGGVGPEDLVFLCPALLHQMDAQACIRHHDHRDHNHHDDRSESSKSILAAWLGGFLSITVISLLSLVGVVLMPLMNKVFFKFLLSFLVALAVGTLSGDAFLHLIPHSQVGHQHEGHEGHDEDDLDGMWKGLTALGGVYLMFLIEHFLTLGKMYKERKKRERKNKENLEKPLALMDCHPKPSQETESNGAGVFEDGVAEEEQVMLKKSSSAAAAAEGYTAEDCENKCHSHFHDTVGQADSLHHHHHDYHHILHHHHSQNHHPHSHSHSYPQHHFQQAGVATLAWMVIMGDGLHNFSDGLAIGAAFSESLSSGLSTSVAVFCHELPHELGDFAVLLKAGMTVRQAALYNLLSAATAYLGMVVGILIGHYAGDVCMWIFALTAGLFMYVALVDMVPEMLHNNGGGEHGFGHCGYFLLQNAGILLGFGIMLLIAVLEHHIHLELHL; encoded by the exons AGATCCGGCAAGAGATGATCCGGGCAGTCCTGGTTCTGGTCCAGGTCGTGACATTCGTCCTGACGGCGGTGCCGTCGGCCGACGATGTCTCGGTCGGGCCCCCCAAATGTGTTGACAGCCAACGCATTTCGTCGGCGGTTGTAGACGCGGAGCTTGCCGAGAAAAACCAGAAGAGACACCTCGAGGCGTTGTTCGACAG GTACGGCGAAAACGGGAGCATCTCCCTGGTGGGCCTGACGCGGCTCTTGCACAGCGTGGGCCTGGACCGCATCAGGAACGTGACGGTGCAGCACCACCATCATGACGAATCGCAGGAGGCCTCCGCCAAAGAGAGGCAAAGGCGGAGCGCGGACGATGGGGAGGAGCAGCTCAGGGCCGCCGAATCGGTCGCGGCTCGTCAGATACGCGCGGTGGCATATCACGTGCACGATGAGCACCACGATGACCACCACGACGATGACCACCACGACGATGACCACCACGACCATCAGCATGTTGAG tgCCAGAACGCATCCAGCCTGCTGTGGTCGCACGGCATGACGCAGGAGGGTGGCGTGGGACCAGAAGACCTGGTCTTCCTTTGCCCGGCGCTTCTGCACCAGATGGACGCCCAGGCCTGCATCCGGCATCATG ACCATCGTGACCACAATCACCATGACGACCGGAGCGAGAGCAGCAAAAGCATCTTGGCAG CATGGCTGGGCGGCTTCCTGTCCATCACAGTCATCAGCCTGCTGTCGCTTGTGGGCGTGGTGCTGATGCCGCTCATGAACAAGGTCTTCTTCAAGTTCCTGCTCAGCTTCCTGGTGGCGCTGGCCGTGGGCACGCTCAGCGGTGATGCCTTCCTGCACCTCATTCCCCAC TCTCAAGTGGGCCACCAGCATGAGGGGCACGAGGGGCATGACGAAGATGACCTGGACGGCATGTGGAAGGGTCTGACGGCTCTCGGCGGCGTCTACTTGATGTTTCTCATCGAGCACTTCCTCACGCTGGGAAAAATGTACAAGGAAAGGAAGAAGAGG GAGCGGAAGAACAAAGAAAACCTGGAAAAGCCCCTGGCCCTGATGGACTGCCACCCAAAGCCGAGCCAAG AGACCGAGTCCAACGGCGCCGGGGTGTTTGAGGACGGCGTGGCCGAGGAGGAACAGGTGATGCTGAAGAAGTCGTCgtcggcagcggcggcagcggagGGCTACACGGCAGAGGACTGCGAGAACAAATGCCACTCGCACTTCCACGACACGGTGGGCCAGGCGGACAGcctgcaccaccaccaccacgactACCACCAcatcctccaccaccaccactcgcAGAACCACCACCCGCACAGCCACAGTCACTCGTACCCACAGCACCACTTCCAGCAAGCCGGCGTGGCCACGCTAGCCTGGATGGTCATCATGGGCGACGGCTTGCACAACTTCAGCGACGGCCTGGCCATCG GTGCAGCCTTCAGCGAGAGTTTGTCCAGTGGCCTTAGCACCTCGGTGGCCGTCTTCTGCCACGAGCTTCCTCATGAGTTAG GCGACTTTGCTGTGCTGCTGAAGGCGGGCATGACTGTGCGGCAGGCCGCCCTCTACAACCTGCTATCGGCCGCCACCGCCTACCTGGGCATGGTGGTGGGCATCCTCATTGGCCACTATGCGGGTGACGTCTGCATGTGGATCTTCGCCCTCACCGCCGGCCTCTTCATGTACGTGGCACTCGTGGACATG GTGCCAGAGATGTTGCACAACAACGGCGGCGGCGAGCACGGTTTTGGCCACTGCGGCTACTTCCTGCTGCAGAACGCCGGTATCCTGCTGGGCTTCGGCATCATGCTCCTCATCGCTGTCCTGGAGCACCACATCCACCTGGAGCTGCACTTGTGA
- the slc39a6 gene encoding zinc transporter ZIP6 isoform X1 translates to MKRSQMATEQENVCRLPSTSQAEIRQEMIRAVLVLVQVVTFVLTAVPSADDVSVGPPKCVDSQRISSAVVDAELAEKNQKRHLEALFDRYGENGSISLVGLTRLLHSVGLDRIRNVTVQHHHHDESQEASAKERQRRSADDGEEQLRAAESVAARQIRAVAYHVHDEHHDDHHDDDHHDDDHHDHQHVECQNASSLLWSHGMTQEGGVGPEDLVFLCPALLHQMDAQACIRHHDHRDHNHHDDRSESSKSILAAWLGGFLSITVISLLSLVGVVLMPLMNKVFFKFLLSFLVALAVGTLSGDAFLHLIPHSQVGHQHEGHEGHDEDDLDGMWKGLTALGGVYLMFLIEHFLTLGKMYKERKKRERKNKENLEKPLALMDCHPKPSQETESNGAGVFEDGVAEEEQVMLKKSSSAAAAAEGYTAEDCENKCHSHFHDTVGQADSLHHHHHDYHHILHHHHSQNHHPHSHSHSYPQHHFQQAGVATLAWMVIMGDGLHNFSDGLAIGAAFSESLSSGLSTSVAVFCHELPHELGDFAVLLKAGMTVRQAALYNLLSAATAYLGMVVGILIGHYAGDVCMWIFALTAGLFMYVALVDMVPEMLHNNGGGEHGFGHCGYFLLQNAGILLGFGIMLLIAVLEHHIHLELHL, encoded by the exons CAGAGATCCGGCAAGAGATGATCCGGGCAGTCCTGGTTCTGGTCCAGGTCGTGACATTCGTCCTGACGGCGGTGCCGTCGGCCGACGATGTCTCGGTCGGGCCCCCCAAATGTGTTGACAGCCAACGCATTTCGTCGGCGGTTGTAGACGCGGAGCTTGCCGAGAAAAACCAGAAGAGACACCTCGAGGCGTTGTTCGACAG GTACGGCGAAAACGGGAGCATCTCCCTGGTGGGCCTGACGCGGCTCTTGCACAGCGTGGGCCTGGACCGCATCAGGAACGTGACGGTGCAGCACCACCATCATGACGAATCGCAGGAGGCCTCCGCCAAAGAGAGGCAAAGGCGGAGCGCGGACGATGGGGAGGAGCAGCTCAGGGCCGCCGAATCGGTCGCGGCTCGTCAGATACGCGCGGTGGCATATCACGTGCACGATGAGCACCACGATGACCACCACGACGATGACCACCACGACGATGACCACCACGACCATCAGCATGTTGAG tgCCAGAACGCATCCAGCCTGCTGTGGTCGCACGGCATGACGCAGGAGGGTGGCGTGGGACCAGAAGACCTGGTCTTCCTTTGCCCGGCGCTTCTGCACCAGATGGACGCCCAGGCCTGCATCCGGCATCATG ACCATCGTGACCACAATCACCATGACGACCGGAGCGAGAGCAGCAAAAGCATCTTGGCAG CATGGCTGGGCGGCTTCCTGTCCATCACAGTCATCAGCCTGCTGTCGCTTGTGGGCGTGGTGCTGATGCCGCTCATGAACAAGGTCTTCTTCAAGTTCCTGCTCAGCTTCCTGGTGGCGCTGGCCGTGGGCACGCTCAGCGGTGATGCCTTCCTGCACCTCATTCCCCAC TCTCAAGTGGGCCACCAGCATGAGGGGCACGAGGGGCATGACGAAGATGACCTGGACGGCATGTGGAAGGGTCTGACGGCTCTCGGCGGCGTCTACTTGATGTTTCTCATCGAGCACTTCCTCACGCTGGGAAAAATGTACAAGGAAAGGAAGAAGAGG GAGCGGAAGAACAAAGAAAACCTGGAAAAGCCCCTGGCCCTGATGGACTGCCACCCAAAGCCGAGCCAAG AGACCGAGTCCAACGGCGCCGGGGTGTTTGAGGACGGCGTGGCCGAGGAGGAACAGGTGATGCTGAAGAAGTCGTCgtcggcagcggcggcagcggagGGCTACACGGCAGAGGACTGCGAGAACAAATGCCACTCGCACTTCCACGACACGGTGGGCCAGGCGGACAGcctgcaccaccaccaccacgactACCACCAcatcctccaccaccaccactcgcAGAACCACCACCCGCACAGCCACAGTCACTCGTACCCACAGCACCACTTCCAGCAAGCCGGCGTGGCCACGCTAGCCTGGATGGTCATCATGGGCGACGGCTTGCACAACTTCAGCGACGGCCTGGCCATCG GTGCAGCCTTCAGCGAGAGTTTGTCCAGTGGCCTTAGCACCTCGGTGGCCGTCTTCTGCCACGAGCTTCCTCATGAGTTAG GCGACTTTGCTGTGCTGCTGAAGGCGGGCATGACTGTGCGGCAGGCCGCCCTCTACAACCTGCTATCGGCCGCCACCGCCTACCTGGGCATGGTGGTGGGCATCCTCATTGGCCACTATGCGGGTGACGTCTGCATGTGGATCTTCGCCCTCACCGCCGGCCTCTTCATGTACGTGGCACTCGTGGACATG GTGCCAGAGATGTTGCACAACAACGGCGGCGGCGAGCACGGTTTTGGCCACTGCGGCTACTTCCTGCTGCAGAACGCCGGTATCCTGCTGGGCTTCGGCATCATGCTCCTCATCGCTGTCCTGGAGCACCACATCCACCTGGAGCTGCACTTGTGA
- the slc39a6 gene encoding zinc transporter ZIP6 isoform X3, whose translation MIRAVLVLVQVVTFVLTAVPSADDVSVGPPKCVDSQRISSAVVDAELAEKNQKRHLEALFDRYGENGSISLVGLTRLLHSVGLDRIRNVTVQHHHHDESQEASAKERQRRSADDGEEQLRAAESVAARQIRAVAYHVHDEHHDDHHDDDHHDDDHHDHQHVECQNASSLLWSHGMTQEGGVGPEDLVFLCPALLHQMDAQACIRHHDHRDHNHHDDRSESSKSILAAWLGGFLSITVISLLSLVGVVLMPLMNKVFFKFLLSFLVALAVGTLSGDAFLHLIPHSQVGHQHEGHEGHDEDDLDGMWKGLTALGGVYLMFLIEHFLTLGKMYKERKKRERKNKENLEKPLALMDCHPKPSQETESNGAGVFEDGVAEEEQVMLKKSSSAAAAAEGYTAEDCENKCHSHFHDTVGQADSLHHHHHDYHHILHHHHSQNHHPHSHSHSYPQHHFQQAGVATLAWMVIMGDGLHNFSDGLAIGAAFSESLSSGLSTSVAVFCHELPHELGDFAVLLKAGMTVRQAALYNLLSAATAYLGMVVGILIGHYAGDVCMWIFALTAGLFMYVALVDMVPEMLHNNGGGEHGFGHCGYFLLQNAGILLGFGIMLLIAVLEHHIHLELHL comes from the exons ATGATCCGGGCAGTCCTGGTTCTGGTCCAGGTCGTGACATTCGTCCTGACGGCGGTGCCGTCGGCCGACGATGTCTCGGTCGGGCCCCCCAAATGTGTTGACAGCCAACGCATTTCGTCGGCGGTTGTAGACGCGGAGCTTGCCGAGAAAAACCAGAAGAGACACCTCGAGGCGTTGTTCGACAG GTACGGCGAAAACGGGAGCATCTCCCTGGTGGGCCTGACGCGGCTCTTGCACAGCGTGGGCCTGGACCGCATCAGGAACGTGACGGTGCAGCACCACCATCATGACGAATCGCAGGAGGCCTCCGCCAAAGAGAGGCAAAGGCGGAGCGCGGACGATGGGGAGGAGCAGCTCAGGGCCGCCGAATCGGTCGCGGCTCGTCAGATACGCGCGGTGGCATATCACGTGCACGATGAGCACCACGATGACCACCACGACGATGACCACCACGACGATGACCACCACGACCATCAGCATGTTGAG tgCCAGAACGCATCCAGCCTGCTGTGGTCGCACGGCATGACGCAGGAGGGTGGCGTGGGACCAGAAGACCTGGTCTTCCTTTGCCCGGCGCTTCTGCACCAGATGGACGCCCAGGCCTGCATCCGGCATCATG ACCATCGTGACCACAATCACCATGACGACCGGAGCGAGAGCAGCAAAAGCATCTTGGCAG CATGGCTGGGCGGCTTCCTGTCCATCACAGTCATCAGCCTGCTGTCGCTTGTGGGCGTGGTGCTGATGCCGCTCATGAACAAGGTCTTCTTCAAGTTCCTGCTCAGCTTCCTGGTGGCGCTGGCCGTGGGCACGCTCAGCGGTGATGCCTTCCTGCACCTCATTCCCCAC TCTCAAGTGGGCCACCAGCATGAGGGGCACGAGGGGCATGACGAAGATGACCTGGACGGCATGTGGAAGGGTCTGACGGCTCTCGGCGGCGTCTACTTGATGTTTCTCATCGAGCACTTCCTCACGCTGGGAAAAATGTACAAGGAAAGGAAGAAGAGG GAGCGGAAGAACAAAGAAAACCTGGAAAAGCCCCTGGCCCTGATGGACTGCCACCCAAAGCCGAGCCAAG AGACCGAGTCCAACGGCGCCGGGGTGTTTGAGGACGGCGTGGCCGAGGAGGAACAGGTGATGCTGAAGAAGTCGTCgtcggcagcggcggcagcggagGGCTACACGGCAGAGGACTGCGAGAACAAATGCCACTCGCACTTCCACGACACGGTGGGCCAGGCGGACAGcctgcaccaccaccaccacgactACCACCAcatcctccaccaccaccactcgcAGAACCACCACCCGCACAGCCACAGTCACTCGTACCCACAGCACCACTTCCAGCAAGCCGGCGTGGCCACGCTAGCCTGGATGGTCATCATGGGCGACGGCTTGCACAACTTCAGCGACGGCCTGGCCATCG GTGCAGCCTTCAGCGAGAGTTTGTCCAGTGGCCTTAGCACCTCGGTGGCCGTCTTCTGCCACGAGCTTCCTCATGAGTTAG GCGACTTTGCTGTGCTGCTGAAGGCGGGCATGACTGTGCGGCAGGCCGCCCTCTACAACCTGCTATCGGCCGCCACCGCCTACCTGGGCATGGTGGTGGGCATCCTCATTGGCCACTATGCGGGTGACGTCTGCATGTGGATCTTCGCCCTCACCGCCGGCCTCTTCATGTACGTGGCACTCGTGGACATG GTGCCAGAGATGTTGCACAACAACGGCGGCGGCGAGCACGGTTTTGGCCACTGCGGCTACTTCCTGCTGCAGAACGCCGGTATCCTGCTGGGCTTCGGCATCATGCTCCTCATCGCTGTCCTGGAGCACCACATCCACCTGGAGCTGCACTTGTGA